From Chlamydia avium 10DC88:
ATACATTTGGGAACGTGTTGTTTGAGATCCGTATAATTTATCCTCAGGAATCTGAACTATCCCTAGACTATCCTTTTCTTGCCGCATATACAAACTTCCCCTATAATCTTCTGATACTTATTCTACGTTTCAAAAAATGAAAAAAAAATTTTATGCTATTCTTTGTCCATAACATTGCTTCTTTTCATTTGGGAAGCTATTGCTAAGAATAGCAGTTCATTTTCTTTTCTCTGCCCCCCACCATCAAAAATATTTGTGAACTTTTCTCACTCCCTTCCCATTATCTGGTCTTCTTCTTGGTATACTTTACAAGGTATTTTAGGAGGATTCTTTTTAGCGTTTTTTCTCTCTCTGATTCTAGCCATGATTATGCTAACATACAAACCAGCTAAAGATTTTCTTCACCCAATATTTATCTTTGTACAATGCACTCCGATGTTTACCCTAGCACCCCTCATTGTCCTCTGGTTCGAATGGGGAATTAGCGCTGTTATTATTCCCACGGCACTTACTGTGTTTTTTCCCCTTACAATTGCTATTTATCAAGGAATATCATCCCCACCTAAAGAACTGCTTGAACTATTCATTTTGAACCAAGCAACAAAAAAACAAATTTTTATTAAATTACTTCTACCCCATGCTCTCCCACACATCTTCTCAGGATTAAAAATTGCAGTAGGATCTGCAGGATTTGCCGCTATAGCAGGAGAGTGGGTTGCATCACAATCCGGACTAGGAATTCTTATTCTAGAAAGTAGAAGAAACTATGACATGGAAATGATGTTCTCTGGTTTGTTTGCACTAACAATTGTTACCTTTACTCTATTCCAATTAGTAGTTCTTAGTGAAAAGCTTCTATTCGCATTATTTAGAATCAAAAAAACAAAAAGATTTAAAATCACTAAACTAAAACTCGCTATTTCTTGCCTTATTATTTTTCTTTTCCTCTTAGGAAAATCCAACACTTCTCCTTCTCTTGAAACCACTAAAAAACATCTTACTCCAATCACTCTGCTTCTAGATTGGACTCCTAATCCTAACCATATTCCTCTATACGTAGGAGTAACTAAAGGATTCTTTCAAGAACAGAATATAGAATTAAAAATTCAAAAAAATACAGACACAGGTTCTGTGATCCCTCACATATTGTTCGAAAAAGTAGATTTAGCCCCATATCATGCTTTAGGAACAATAAAGTTAGCCATGCAAGGAACACCTATACAAATAGTAGCTTCACTGATTAATTCTACTCTGCAAGGATTTATCTATAGATTGGATGATAATATTTCTACAATCCAAGACCTGAACAATAAAGTCTTGGGATTTTGTTTAAATAATTCACGAGATCTTTCTTGTTTACTTAATATCTTACGCCAACAAGGCGTTGTTCCTTCAGAAGTCAAGAACGTAAGTTCTGATCTAATCTCTCCAATGTTGTTAAAAAAAATTGATTTTCTTTATGGAGCTTTTTACAACATAGAAGGAGTGAAGCTTCGCACTTTAGGCATACCCGTGGGGTGCTTTCTATCTGATTCCTACGGACTTCCTACAGGGCCACAAATACTCATCTGTGGAAAGAAAAATACTCAAGCGACATCTCCAAAAATCGTACACGCCATACAAACAGCTCTACAAAAAAGCATCGACTTCTGCCAAGAACACCCCCAAGAAGCTTTCGATATCTACACTACAGCTACAAAAGATACTCCAAAAATTATCAACGATGAGCTTCTACAATGGGAAGTAACTCGTCCTCTCTTAGCACGATCCCAACATCCCTTAAGTCAACAATTAGCAAATACCCTTGTACAAGCAGTCGTCTATCGCTACCCCCAACTTTCAGAGAAAAGTTCAGAATTTTCATTATATACTCTATACCCTAATCTACAGGTCTACCAGGATGTGAAAACACATGAGCAAGTCGCGATAGAACATCACGAAGAACTTCCATTGGTTTTTGATCAGCACTAATGCGTGAAACCTTATGAAGAGGATAATAACGAATAAGTGCATCAATGTCCTTCTTATAAGACTCTAAACGCTTCTGCAAAACATCAATACCTACTTCATTAATCCTTCCCTTACTATACAAAGAATGTTGCGTTCTCTCAAGTAAAGTAGATTCCTCGTGAACCTCTAAAATAATTACATGACGTACAGTAATATAAGACTCCAAAAGCTTTGCTTGCCCTAATGTTCGTGGCAAACCGCTAATCAATAAATCCTGACGATCCGGAAGAAATTTTCCTACAGAAATCAATCCTTGAACATAATAATTCCATACAGCAACAACATCATCATCAGGAATCAATGCTCCAGAAACTGCATATTTATGAAAAAGCTGGCGAATAGGAGACCATATAGGGTAACAGCGAAAAATATCCCCTAAAGAAACATAAACTTGAGTACCTCCTTGGGCAATGAAATTTCCTAAAAAATCTTTACCCGATCCAGGAGGACCGAACAAAAGAATAGAAGAAAACGGTTTAGTATAAAGCTTTATACTATTTGCAATAGCTTCGTCTACCATAACATGAAAATTATCTCAGTTTACCTTCTACTCCAATTTAATTGATTAACTTGAAAAATAACAGTCTATAATATATAAAGCTTTCCTATGAACAGCGTTTTCTTTTTATTTTCTCAAGCATGCATACTATTATTAGCCGCTGATACATTAACTAATGTCTTAGTACTAAATGCAGTTCTCTCCCAATTTTCCAGAAAAGAACGTCTTATATTGTTATTGCGAGAAAACATTTTTGCTCTTATTAGCATGTTTGCCCTTTACGGAGCTTCCTCAGGCGTCCTTCATGTTCTTGGTTCTCCTTTCTGCGCCATACAAACAGTGGGAGGCGCTGTAGTCATGCTTTCAGGTATGCGCTCAGTATTAAACTTAAATAAAGAAAATCGTTGGGGAAAATTACTCCCCTCACCAGAACTACCTTTAGTAGCCCCGGTAGCCCTCCCCCTAATTATTGGACCTTCCTGGTTAGCAGCTTTTTGCATCCTAGTAGGAAAACATTACAATTTTTCCTTGGTTTGTGGTATACTCATAATTTCTTGGTTTCTCATATCACTAGCAACAATCTTATTACAAGTAGGCATTGTGGGAAAAGGTAGACAAGAAAAGACTAAAGTCTTGTTAGCAACGCAAACTATTTTAGGTCTTTTCGTAACAATAATAGGAGCACAATTATTGCTCTCAGGTTTACAACAAGCTTTTCTATAAAAAGACTTTATGCTGCTAACCTTAATTAACCTTAGTCTACTATTTTACGTTCTTTTTGATGCTCCTGGATCAATCCCAGTTTTTGTATCTTTACTGAAAAATTATTCAGTAAGGAAACAACAGAGAATTATCCTCAGGGAATGCATCTTTGCATTGGTCACTTTATTGTTATTCATTACTTTCGGAAGAAAAATCTTCCATTTTTTTAATATTTCCTTATACGCATTTCAATTTATAGGTGGAGTTCTCCTGTTTTCTGTTTCATTAAAAATGGCTCTGGCACCTCCGATTATTCCTACTGATCAAACTACTTCTGAAACCGAGGATACTTCCGAACCCGTTTTTTTCCCCCTAGCCTTTCCCGTTACCACAGGCCCTGCTGTAATTACATCATTGCTAGGTTACATGGAAGAACACCTATTCCCTAAAGAAATTATTCTTGGAGCAGTGTTTATCTCTTGGGCACTTTCAGTATTCACACTACTAAGCTCTAGTTTTGTTAACCGTGTTTTAGGAAGCTCAGGGCTTGTCGCATTGGAAAGACTATTCAGTATTACTTTATTATTAATGTCTGTAAACCTTATACTTAAAGGTATATCTATAGCATTTAATATCGGGTTTTATATCAAATAGCGTAGTTACATGAAAAGAAATGATCCCTGCTGGTGTGGAAGTCAACACAAATGGAAACATTGCCATTATCCTCAGCGGTCTGCACATGCATCTTGGAATCAACAAAAAAAATATTATGCTTCACAATACAACATTATTTTAAAAACCCCAGAACAAATAGAAAAAATTCGCTACGCTTGCCAAGTTACAGCAAAAATTTTAAATGAATTATGTCAATCAGCCAAAGAAGGAGTCACAACAGAAGAACTCGACCAATTATCTCGTAAATTACACAAAGAATACCATGCTATTCCCGCTCCTTTAAATTATGGATCCCCTCCGTTTACAAAAACTATTTGTACTTCTCTTAATGAAGTAATTTGTCACGGAATTCCTAATGATATCCCCTTAAAAAATGGCGATATCATGAATATAGATGTCTCTTGTATCGTTGACGGTTATTACGGAGATTGTAGCAAAATGGTTATGATCGGAGAAGTTTCAGAAATTAAACGCCGTGTATGCCAAGCTTCTTTAGAATGTCTAAATTCTGCTATTGCCATTCTAAAACCTAACCTCCCCCTATGTAAAATTGGTGAAGTCATTGAAAATTGTGCTGATCTCTACGGATTTTCAGTAGTAGATCAATTTGTAGGACATGGCATAGGAATAGAGTTTCATGAAAACCCTCACGTCCCTCATTACAAAAACCGTTGCGACATCCCTTTAGTTCCAGGAATGATCTTCACTATAGAACCTATGATCAATGTTGGAAGAAAAGAAGGAATTATCGATCCAACAAACCATTGGGAAGCAAGAACTTGTGATAACCAACCCAGTGCACAATGGGAACATACTGTTCTAATTACTGAGACAGGGTATGAGATACTAACTCTTCTAGAGAAGTAATTTCTTCCTCTAAATTTTCAATATACTCCAAAAGTCTTTCAATGATTCTGATATCATTCATGTCTATAAAACTTAAGGAATCTTCCTCTTGTTTTTGTAGCGTAAGGTAATTCTCACGAACTAAAAATAACTCTTTACGAGCAGCTAGCAATGCTTCCGCTTTTGCACTAAACTGCTCTCTCAATTGCAAATATTTCATCTTATAAGATTTATCTTGAGAATCGAATGAAACTTTTTCAGAAGTCACATAACCATGGATCCTCTCTTGGAGCTGCTCTAACTCTATATCTTTCTGTCTTAATTGGCTCTGCAATTTATCTAGCCGTAATTCTAAATCCACAACCTCTTGAACACGAGAATGTAAACTTAAACATTCTCTTTCAAAACTCTCTCGTAATGATCTCTCCTTCTCAAGAGATTCTTCCAAAGACGTCAGCTTCATATCCTTCTCTTGCAGAATACGAGTCCATGTCTGAGCAACTTCTCCTTGCTGTTGGAAATCTACAGACATTTCTTTCTTAGATACCCATGAAAATACTGAGGTAGTCTCATCACCTGCAACAAGACGAACATATTCGTTATGTAACAGCGCATAGTCTTCTAACCAACTATTCTTTTGATCAGAAAGTATTTGAAAATCTAAAGCCATATGTTCTTGTTTTTTACAAGATTCTTGTAACAAAGCTCGACACTTTTCTAAGTCAGATTCTAAAGACTGAGCACGTTTTTCTAAAAACTCACATGCTACAGCCTTATCATGCACTGCCTTATCATAAGAAGAACGTATCCCAGCATGTTCCTCAGAAAGACGATCATATTGTTGCTGTCTATCCATACGCTCATCAATAACTAAAGAAATACCTAAAGAAAAAATCCCCCATGATAATACAAATGAACATGCTAATCCTAAAGACCATAACACAGAAGGACAGATGGAAAAATAGTTATAATAATATATAGGAAAAAATAAACACGAAATTATCCCATACCCCAAAAAACGACCACATAAGGAAGCTATTAATGCTAAAGTAGAAAACAACATCAAGAAACAGACTAGCGCTAAGTCAATTAGAGAGGCACAAGCAAGACCTCCAAAAAGTAAAACAATGGATGATAGAAACACCCACTCTAATGAAAAAGACCTGCATTTAACAACTACAGAATCCTGTGTTAATCTCCGATAAATCTTATAATACAGATGTTTATTAAAAATGTGCATGGCCTCAAATCCAATACAGGACTTCTCCTCTATGACTCTTCTAAAGAATCTTGAGCTTTGGTTAATAAATAGCTAATTAAAGCAGGATCTCCTTCATAGGTCATCTCTACCTTCATCTTGCCATCCGAAGACACATGCCCACACGTTACCAATACATAGGCCTTCACATCTTTTCGAAAAGCTTCTATGTTGTCATCAAACTCGTTTTCAGACACTTCTTTCTCCTCACCACTCAAAAAGCAACTTTTTTCATCCAAAGGCAAAAGAACAAACCCCGTATTTTCTTTAGAAATTTTAAATTTAGAGATCTTAGCTTTTTTAATTTCTCATAATTTTATTAATTCTATTTATCGCTAACAACAAACAACTTATTAAATAACCTCAAAATCTTGTTTAATTATTTTAATTAAAAAACTTCATATTTATTGATAAAATAAAACTAAACAAAACTAATTTTTTTATTATTATGACAGTACAAGCTACAAACACAGTCTCAGTAACAACGTCTGAAACAACAGCGTCCTCTCTTCCGGCATTAACCCCATTAAACACCCCTCCTGTTGGTGCTTTGCTTTTTAGCATTTATGAGCTTCTTTTACAAGCAATCGAAATTCGTCAACAAACAGTTCTGACTCAATCAGAACAATTAAATGATAATACTAATATTCAACAACAATTAAACCAAGAAACTAATCAAATTAAGTTTGCTGTAGTAAGTGCAGGAGCACAAGAAGACGAAATTACCCGTGTACAAAACCAAAACCAAAACTACTCCGCACAACGATCAAACATCCAAGATGAATTAGTAACCGCAAGGCAAAACGGACAAATTATCTTGTCACACGCATCTACGAACATAAATATTATCCAACAATTAGCTTCTCAAGATTCTTCATTCCTAAAAACAACAAACGCCATTGGAAGCACCGTTAACGAAATGAATAAACCTCTTTCATAAACAAGTTGGGAAACAATTTAAAGATAATCAAAGAAAATAGGTAGAAAATTATGTGGCTCCACTCACTAGAACTACAAAACCTTCCCAAAGCAACTATCAGTGTCCCTGATTCAGGAGCTACAGGAGGAATAAATACAGCAACTGCAGATGAGATTATCGAAAAATTCTCAAAAGATTCTAATCCCTTGATTATCACTGTGTACTATGTTTACCAATCCGTACTAATAGCTCAAGATAACCTAACGATTATTGCTCAAGAACTACAGGCCAATGCATCAGCTCAAACATTTCTGAATAACCAAGAAGCACTATACCAATACGTCACCATCCCTAAAAATAAACTTAATGACAACTCATCTGCTTACATACAAGACGTTCAATCCACAAACCAAGCCGTAGGAGCATCCAGACAGGCATTACAAAACCAAATCTCAGGGTTGTCAAATGCATCGCAAGTTATCTCAAGTAACTTAAACACAAACAACAACATTATCCAACAATCATTACAAGTTGGCCAGGCATTAATTCAGACATTCTCACAAATTGTCAGCCTTATCGCAAACATCTAAAAATAATTAAGGAATAACTAAAATGAGTACCTCCGTACTATCCGTAAGTAATAATGTCGAAACTGTCATCCCTGAATCTACTAAAGTAGTATCCGACAACATTCAAATCAATAAACCTTCAGCCATCTATTTCTGTATCTCTGTAATGCTGCAGTTATCTACATCAACAACAGCATTCGCCCAAGCTATTATGGCCGTACTACAAGATAATACGTTAACACAGCAAAAGAAAACTAAAGAACTAATCAACCTTCCCCTACTAAAAGTGCCTGATTTAGTAGAGACTGACAATTCTAAATCCGATTCACCCGAGTATAAAAACCAAACAGAAATTCAATCTTACCAGGCATCTAACCAACAAATTTCTGCAAACCGTCAGCTAATTCAACAAGAACTTGCTACAGCACAACAAAGGGCACAAGCTAACCAGAAATCAGTAAACGCAACTACAACAATATCTATGAAATTGCTACAAGCTACCTCAGCTATCTTAAGTTCGTTAGTAGAATATACTATTAAAGCAAACCTAACAACATCTTCAACTGATGATTAGATAATAACTTCTACTAAAACAATCTATGATCTAATATAAGATATGGTTAACAAGACAAGAATCAGGTCCAACCTCTATGAGGGTTATCTTTCCCGATAAACAGGATAAAAGCCCACTACTTACTCGTGTGCTTAAGCAACTTCCCTCATTTATTTTGATAACTTCGTGTGTATCGCCATTTGTTTCTTATGTATTAAAAAAAATATTTGGTATACCAAGTATTCTTGAAACCCTAGCTCTATCAACTGAAGGAATCCGACAACATAAATTTTGGCAATTAATTACCTACCCCCTAATTACCTCTGATTCATTAAGAATTTATAATGATAGATGCATGGAGATTACACAGCGCTTACTCATAAGAAATGTTCTCTGCTTTATTTTCTTATACAAGGCAACTCAACACATTATTCGGAAATTAGGATCTACAACCTTTTTATTTCTCTTAGTGGGACAAACTCTTCTCACAGGAATTACCACTTGGATACTTTTAAAACTTTTCCATAGTTCACATGCCCTATTCGGACCTGAATGTCTAATCAGTTTCCTATTGCTAATCTGGGTATTTCTCGATCCAGAAAAACGATTAGCACTTCCTACTTTGCCGGTTACCTTATCAAGAAAATGGGCATTCGTTGTTTTAAGTATCTTCTACTTCTTCATCCTGATTCTATCAGGAGCTTTCCCTCTACTTTTTGGATCGATTTTCTCAATGTTTCTAGGAATTTTATTCTGTTTTAAAGAAAAAATTCCTAATCCTTATCGAATTCGCACCTTCTAGTCTCCTCAGAAAACAGAGCAAAAATTGCTGCTCTGGCTTCGCCCACTCCTGAGAGAACCCCCTCTTCAAAACGAAAAATAGGATTTTCTTCCAACATAGAAAAATCCATGGGTTGTAAAAGATCATCAGAAGTTACATTAGGAAGGATAGATTCTCCTACACGTTGCAAACGACATTTCTGATCTTCGTAGAGTTGATCCAATAATTCAAAAATCTTTTTTTTCATTTTTCGCATCACGTTTATTTTTGAAAAATTGTTTCATTAATTGTTCCGATTCTTCATAACAAACTCCAGAATTGCAGATTACCTCATGAAATGGGTGACGTTGATTAAAAACATTTATCCAACTCCCCCCAGCACCTAAACGTATGTCAGGAGCCCCCCAAACAATTCTAGAAATTCTTGACAACTGGATAGCCCCAGCACACATCAAACATGGTTCAAGAGTACAATAAAGCACAGTATCCAATAATCGCCAATTCCCCAGATATTGTGCAGCAGCACCTATACATAAAATCTCTGCATGTGCTGTAGGGTCTTGAAGACTTTCAACAGTATTATGCCCTCGTGCAATAATCTTATTTTTATGAACAATAACACATCCTACAGGAACTTCATCCCGTTCATACGCCTTCTGAGCTTCCTTTAAGGCTTGATTCATAAAATATATATCTTTTTCTAGATCCACTTGCTATACAACAATAATTTTCAATATAATTTAAATTAGATTTAAAACATCACTGATGTCTAAAAAACATCCTGATACTACTTTTTAAACATGTTTATGATCAAAATAAAAACACAGAATCTCTTCCCTCCTAATTTAAAAAAAATCGGTTGACTATACCAATAAGGTGTACATTAACAATCTCCTCAAGTATAATTAGCTTTTGCGGCAATTATTTTAAGGAGACATCCCATGTCTTTGGATAAGGGAATTAAAGAAGAGATTACAAAAAAATTTCAACTTCACGAAAAAGATACCGGTTCAGCAGATGTACAAATTGCTATACTAACTGAACACATTGCAGAACTCAAAGAGCATTTGAAAAGATCTCCTAAAGACCAAAATTCTCGACTAGCGCTACTTAAACTTGTGGGGCAAAGGAGAAAGCTCTTAGAATATCTTAATTCTACAGATACAGAAAGATATAAAAATCTAATTACTAGATTAAATCTAAGAAAGTAGTTTTGTTTATTCTCCTGATAAATGACCTAAGTAAAGGGAACCTTCATGACATTTGAAACAATTTCTATTAATCTTGAGGAAGGTAAAACATTAGTATTTGAAACAGGGAAAGTTGCTAGACAAGCTAATGGGGCTGTTCTTGCCCGCACACAAGAAACTTGGGTTTTTTCATCTGTTTGCGCTGCTGCTTTAGAAGAAGTCGTGGATTTTTTACCTTTTCGCGTAGACTATCAAGAACGCTTTTCTGCTGTAGGAAAGACTTTGGGAGGATTTATCAAGCGTGAAGGACGACCAACGGAAAAAGAAATTCTAGTTTCTCGACTGATAGATCGTTCTATGCGCCCCTCTTTGCCCAATAGGTTAATGCAAGATGTGCAAATTTTATCCTATGTATGGTCTTATGATGGGGTCAATCCACCAGATCCCCTAGCAATTTGTGGGGTTTCTGCAGCTTTAGCTATTTCTGACATTCCTCAAACAAGCATTGTAGCTGGCGTCCGCATTGGTCGAGTAAATAATACTTGGATTGTTAATCCAACAAAAGCCGAAATGGACATATCTACTATAGACCTTGTTCTATCTGGGACAGAAAATGCTATTTTAATGATTGAAGGTCACTGTGATTTTCTTTCCGAAGAAGAAATTCTTGAAGCTATAGAATATGGCCATAAACACATTGTGACGATCTGTCGTGCATTACAGCAATGGCAAAAACAGATAGGAAAAGAGAAAAACACTCGTCATATCATTCCCTTACCAGAAGAAGTATTGTCTTCCGTAAACACTCTCCTAACAGAAGAACAATTTGCTGAACTCTTAACAATAAAAGAAAAAAAGGCATTTGAGGCAGCATCTCAAAAGTTAGAGGAAATACTTATAGAAAAACTTCAAAAAGATGATGCTATTTATACACCCTTTAATATTAAGGCAGCATATAAAAAAGCAAAATCTAACTACATACGTTCTAGAATATTTAAACAAGGGATTCGTGCTGACGGACGCGGTTTAAAAGAAATTCGTCCTATTACTATAGAAACTGCTTTCCTACCTAGAACACACGGAAGTTGTCTATTTACTCGAGGCGAAACACAAACTGTTGCTGTGTGTACCTTAGGTAGCGAAGCCATGGCACAACGTTATGAAGATTTAAATGGTGAAGGGCAATCTAAATTTTATTTACAATACTTTTTCCCGCCTTTTTCTGTTGGAGAAGTAGGAAGAATAGGTGCTCCAGGAAGAAGAGAAATTGGTCATGGTAAGCTAGCTGAAAAAGCTCTGAGTCATGCTCTTCCTGATTCTATGGAATTCCCCTACACAATTCGTATAGAATCCAATATAACTGAATCCAACGGCTCTTCCTCAATGGCTTCAGTGTGTGGTGGGTGTTTAGCTTTAATGGATGCTGGAGTCCCTATTAAAACACCTATAGCTGGTATAGCTATGGGATTAATCCTAGATCAAGATCGTGCAGTCATTCTCTCTGATATTTCAGGAATAGAAGATCATCTTGGAGATATGGACTTTAAGGTAGCAGGAAACTCCGAAGGAATTACTGCATTTCAAATGGATATTAAAGTAGAGGGAGTTACCTTTGCTATTTTGGCATCAGCTTTAGCTCAAGCTAAAGAAGGGCGTCAAAACATTCTGAACACCATGAAAGAAGCTCTAGCAGCTCCTAAAACAGATTTATCTCAGTACGCCCCCCGAATTGAAACTATGCAAATCAAACTGAGTAAAATTGCTACTGTTATTGGACCAGGGGGAAAACAAATTCGCCAAATTATTGACGAAACTGGAGTACAAATTGACATCAATGATTCGGGAGTTGTCAGCATTTCGGCACCATCCCCATCAGCTATAGAAAAAGCAAAATCAATTATTGAAGGCCTAGTCGGTGAAGTAGAAGTAGGGAAAGTCTATGAAGGCCGTGTGACTTCCGTAGTTCCTTTCGGCGCTTTTGTTGAAATCCTCCCAGGAAAAGAAGGACTATGCCATATTTCTGAGTTTTCTAAGCAACGTATAGAAAATATAAGTGATTTTGTTAAACAAGGAGATATGCTGACTGTAAAACTCCTAAGCATCAATGACAAGGGTCAATACAAACTTAGTCATAAAGCAACTCTCAGCGATTAATTTCAAACCAAATACATCTATAAATAAAGCCATCTCTATCATAGAGATGGCTTTATTATTTAAGCACTTGGCCCAAAATTTGTACTATTCCTATAAACAATAGAAAAAGAAAGATAGGGTTCAGCTTGTAGGGTTATTATTTAGCTTTAAAGTACCATCTTTCATTACTTCTTGAGGAGGCGGAGGAGGTAAATCATCCGATGTTTTTTTGAACATCATACCCTCTTCTTTTAAACGAGCTCGTTTCTTTTCAGGATCCCAAGTATGATCCATAATTTCTTTAACATCTTTAGCATCTAAAGTTTCGAACTCAATAAGCATTTGAGTCATAAGCTCTACTTCATCTCGATGTTCTTTAATTATAGTTAAAGCACGCTGATAAGCAGCATCTAATAAAGCTCTTAATTCTCCGTCTATTGATTTTGCTGTTTCTTCTGAATAATTTTTCTCATGATAAGTCCCATAACCAGTAGACATATCAGAACGTTCATCATAAGCCACAGTACCCAGATGATCACTCATTCCCCACTCACAAATCATACTACGCACAAGCTTCGTTGCTTGAGAAATATCTTGCTGTGCACCGCTAGAAACATCTCCTAAAAAGATTTCTTCAGCAGCACGTCCTCCCATAAGAACAGCTAGTTGATCAAAGAGTTCCTTTTTCCAATAACTCAATTTATTTTTCTCTGGAAGAAAATGAGTAGCTCCTAAGGAAAGTCCTCTAGGAATGATTGTTACTTTATCTACAGGATCCGAATGCTGGACACATAGACTGACAACAGCATGCCCTGATTCGTGATAAGCTGTTGTTCGTCTTTCGTCAGTATTCATCTCTAAACTGCGACGTTCCTTACCATAAAGAACCTTATCACGAGCTTCAGCAACATCTACGGCAGTTACAGCAGTGCGGTCTTTACGTGCAGCAAGAAGAGCTGCTTCATTTAACAAATTCTCTAAATCTGCACCCGAAGCTCCCGGAGTACTGCGAGCTACAGCCATAAGATCTACCGTCGGATCCAGCTTAATTCTCTTCGCATGAACAGATAAAATCTCAAACCTTCCCCTAATATCCGGAAGATTCATGACAACACGACGATCAAAACGTCCGGGGCGAAGTAATGCTTTATCCAAGACGTCAGGACGGTTAGTTGCAGCCATGAGGATCACTCCCTCATTCGTTCCAAATCCATCCATCTCAACAAGTAATTGGTTCAAAGTCTGTTCACGCTCATCATGCCCACCACCAATACCTGCTCCTCGATGCCGACCTACAGCATCAATTTCATCGATAAATATAATACAAGGAGCATTCCTCTTGGCCTGTTCAAACATATCGCGAATACGACTAGCTCCAACACCGACAAACATTTCTACAAAATCAGAACCTGCTATGGAGAAGAAAGGACGATCAGCTTCTCCAGAAACGGCTTTAGCAATTAAAGTTTTTCCTGTACCTGGAGGGCCTATTAATAGTACACCCTTAGGAATTCTTCCCCCTAAACTAGTGAACTTTGTTGGATTTTTAAGAAAGTCTACAATTTCT
This genomic window contains:
- the pnp gene encoding polyribonucleotide nucleotidyltransferase, with protein sequence MTFETISINLEEGKTLVFETGKVARQANGAVLARTQETWVFSSVCAAALEEVVDFLPFRVDYQERFSAVGKTLGGFIKREGRPTEKEILVSRLIDRSMRPSLPNRLMQDVQILSYVWSYDGVNPPDPLAICGVSAALAISDIPQTSIVAGVRIGRVNNTWIVNPTKAEMDISTIDLVLSGTENAILMIEGHCDFLSEEEILEAIEYGHKHIVTICRALQQWQKQIGKEKNTRHIIPLPEEVLSSVNTLLTEEQFAELLTIKEKKAFEAASQKLEEILIEKLQKDDAIYTPFNIKAAYKKAKSNYIRSRIFKQGIRADGRGLKEIRPITIETAFLPRTHGSCLFTRGETQTVAVCTLGSEAMAQRYEDLNGEGQSKFYLQYFFPPFSVGEVGRIGAPGRREIGHGKLAEKALSHALPDSMEFPYTIRIESNITESNGSSSMASVCGGCLALMDAGVPIKTPIAGIAMGLILDQDRAVILSDISGIEDHLGDMDFKVAGNSEGITAFQMDIKVEGVTFAILASALAQAKEGRQNILNTMKEALAAPKTDLSQYAPRIETMQIKLSKIATVIGPGGKQIRQIIDETGVQIDINDSGVVSISAPSPSAIEKAKSIIEGLVGEVEVGKVYEGRVTSVVPFGAFVEILPGKEGLCHISEFSKQRIENISDFVKQGDMLTVKLLSINDKGQYKLSHKATLSD
- the rpsO gene encoding 30S ribosomal protein S15; this encodes MSLDKGIKEEITKKFQLHEKDTGSADVQIAILTEHIAELKEHLKRSPKDQNSRLALLKLVGQRRKLLEYLNSTDTERYKNLITRLNLRK
- a CDS encoding CT847 family type III secretion system effector, with the translated sequence MSTSVLSVSNNVETVIPESTKVVSDNIQINKPSAIYFCISVMLQLSTSTTAFAQAIMAVLQDNTLTQQKKTKELINLPLLKVPDLVETDNSKSDSPEYKNQTEIQSYQASNQQISANRQLIQQELATAQQRAQANQKSVNATTTISMKLLQATSAILSSLVEYTIKANLTTSSTDD
- the tadA gene encoding tRNA adenosine(34) deaminase TadA — encoded protein: MDLEKDIYFMNQALKEAQKAYERDEVPVGCVIVHKNKIIARGHNTVESLQDPTAHAEILCIGAAAQYLGNWRLLDTVLYCTLEPCLMCAGAIQLSRISRIVWGAPDIRLGAGGSWINVFNQRHPFHEVICNSGVCYEESEQLMKQFFKNKRDAKNEKKDF